A part of Sinorhizobium chiapasense genomic DNA contains:
- a CDS encoding RNA-binding S4 domain-containing protein: MEKQPASAPASRQRLDKWLFFARLIKSRSLAQKAIEAGHVAVNGARVTQSSAQVKTGDTLELSLERRDLVVRVLLPGTRRGPYEEARLLYDDLTPPASSQRLTAFEQATRERGAGRPTKRERRDTDRLKPDFGEGDD, encoded by the coding sequence ATGGAGAAACAGCCAGCGTCCGCGCCTGCATCTCGCCAGAGGCTCGACAAGTGGCTGTTCTTCGCGCGGCTGATCAAATCGCGCTCGCTTGCCCAGAAGGCGATCGAGGCCGGTCATGTCGCGGTCAATGGCGCGCGGGTGACGCAATCCTCCGCTCAGGTCAAGACCGGCGATACGCTCGAATTGTCGCTGGAGCGACGGGACCTCGTCGTTCGCGTGCTCCTACCCGGGACGCGGCGGGGACCCTATGAGGAGGCCCGCCTGCTCTACGACGACCTGACCCCGCCAGCCTCCTCTCAGAGGCTCACGGCCTTCGAACAGGCGACGCGTGAACGGGGTGCCGGGCGCCCGACGAAGCGGGAGCGGCGCGACACGGATCGGCTCAAACCCGACTTCGGCGAGGGGGACGATTGA
- the fdxA gene encoding ferredoxin FdxA — protein sequence MTYVVTDNCIRCKYTDCVEVCPVDCFYEGENFLVIHPDECIDCGVCEPECPAEAIKPDTEPGLDMWLKLNADFATKWPNITVKRDPLPEAKEMDGVEGKYEKYFSAEPGQGD from the coding sequence ATGACGTATGTCGTGACCGACAATTGCATACGCTGCAAGTATACGGACTGCGTGGAAGTCTGCCCGGTGGACTGCTTCTATGAAGGCGAGAATTTCCTCGTCATTCACCCCGATGAGTGCATCGATTGCGGGGTGTGCGAACCGGAATGTCCCGCCGAGGCGATCAAGCCGGATACCGAGCCGGGCCTTGACATGTGGTTGAAATTGAACGCCGATTTTGCGACGAAGTGGCCGAATATCACGGTGAAGCGGGATCCTTTGCCGGAGGCCAAGGAGATGGACGGCGTCGAGGGAAAATACGAGAAGTATTTCTCTGCTGAGCCGGGACAGGGCGATTGA